A window of the Wolbachia endosymbiont (group A) of Pogonocherus hispidulus genome harbors these coding sequences:
- a CDS encoding RDD family protein, translating into MLHKFFDRLFSIFSSINVVQKVKKDENGICYVTGLRRYISVLLDLIIIVLFLQFCSQALNQLFTNSEDSKILSQIAAKYQMQAPLSAEEKTTQSRLVKLMILNQIVQFIMLFCYVIYMWVKFAATPGKLLFGLRVVDAQTFGKMTLRQATKRFFSLILSVAPLFLGFLWSNFNKRCQTWHDKIAGTVVVTSKSLRRQS; encoded by the coding sequence ATGTTACATAAATTTTTTGATCGTTTATTTTCTATTTTTTCTTCTATAAATGTTGTTCAAAAGGTGAAAAAGGATGAAAATGGAATATGTTATGTAACGGGCCTCAGGCGCTATATATCAGTATTGCTTGATTTAATTATTATCGTTTTGTTCTTGCAGTTTTGCAGCCAAGCCTTAAACCAGCTCTTTACAAACTCAGAGGATAGCAAAATATTAAGTCAAATTGCTGCAAAATACCAAATGCAAGCGCCACTGTCTGCAGAAGAAAAGACAACGCAGAGTAGACTTGTAAAATTAATGATTCTAAATCAAATAGTCCAGTTTATTATGCTCTTTTGCTATGTAATATATATGTGGGTAAAGTTTGCTGCTACACCTGGAAAACTATTATTTGGGCTCAGAGTTGTAGATGCACAAACCTTCGGAAAAATGACTTTAAGGCAAGCAACCAAGAGATTTTTTTCCCTCATACTATCAGTTGCACCATTATTCTTGGGCTTTTTATGGTCAAATTTCAACAAACGCTGCCAAACTTGGCACGATAAGATCGCAGGCACAGTGGTTGTCACGAGTAAAAGCCTCAGAAGGCAGAGCTAA
- a CDS encoding type IV secretion system protein VirB3 has product MSTGSIQTDQLFKGLTRPAMLFGVSYMFAILNVLICMLIFINSNDLRVILLMLPGIHGVGYIASAKEPLFIELFMVKLGKCSKCLNRFYHGANSYDIA; this is encoded by the coding sequence ATGTCCACAGGTAGTATACAAACAGATCAATTATTTAAAGGTCTTACAAGACCTGCAATGCTCTTTGGTGTGAGTTATATGTTTGCAATATTAAACGTCCTGATTTGCATGCTAATTTTCATTAATTCAAATGATTTGCGAGTGATTCTCTTAATGTTACCAGGTATACATGGAGTTGGCTATATAGCTTCTGCAAAAGAACCGTTGTTTATTGAATTATTTATGGTAAAATTAGGAAAGTGCTCGAAATGTTTAAATCGTTTTTACCATGGAGCCAATTCTTATGATATTGCTTAA
- the lysS gene encoding lysine--tRNA ligase, which yields MTSWPFQEAEKILQEFPNKKEIIFETGYGPSGLPHIGTFGEVFRTTVVVNALKKIAPGIKTKIIAVSDDMDGLRKIPDNVPNQEMLREHLNKPLTIIPDPFGTHESYGHHMNSLLCKFLDLFEFEYEFRSATECYKSGVYDEKLLLLLKNYDKVMDVMLPSFREERQQTYSPFLPICPKTSQVLQVPVIETNTDKGTITYEDPNGEKIEVPVTKGKCKLQWKPDWGMRWAAFGVNYEAHGKDLTPSAVLSSQICEILGEKPPLLFCYEFFLDKEGKKISKSKGNGISIEEWLTYAPTESLALYIFQSPKKTKRLYFDVIPKSTDEYLEFVKRYHENKDNVLNTESSESSIVIPEFSSVIPVLDTGIQEEKIWIPVSSTGMTPDRGANLSLEQRLDNPAWHIHRGNVPNIETSGINFSLLLNLAAACNAENKEILWGFISSYALNVTPENNKMLDRLSDFAVKYYHDFIKPTKSYKTPNAKEKEALLDLKDTLHSLSTTATAEEIQSQVFSIGKKYDYTNLRDWFQLLYETLLGQKTGPRMGSFIKLYGIDNTISLIESATKCIL from the coding sequence ATGACAAGTTGGCCATTTCAAGAAGCAGAAAAAATATTGCAAGAGTTTCCTAATAAAAAAGAAATAATATTTGAAACTGGTTATGGACCCTCTGGTTTACCCCACATAGGAACCTTTGGAGAGGTTTTCCGCACTACAGTTGTTGTAAATGCATTAAAAAAAATAGCTCCTGGTATAAAAACCAAAATCATTGCAGTTTCAGATGATATGGATGGTTTACGAAAAATACCAGATAACGTGCCAAATCAAGAGATGCTAAGAGAGCACTTAAATAAGCCACTCACTATAATCCCAGATCCATTTGGGACTCATGAAAGTTATGGTCATCATATGAATTCATTGTTGTGTAAATTTCTTGATTTGTTTGAATTTGAATACGAGTTCAGGAGTGCAACAGAGTGTTATAAATCTGGCGTTTACGATGAAAAACTTTTACTCCTGCTGAAAAATTATGATAAAGTGATGGACGTAATGCTTCCATCATTTCGGGAAGAAAGGCAGCAGACTTACAGTCCATTCTTGCCGATATGCCCAAAAACTTCCCAAGTTTTACAAGTTCCAGTAATTGAAACAAATACAGATAAAGGAACAATCACGTATGAAGACCCAAACGGGGAAAAAATAGAAGTTCCAGTGACAAAAGGAAAATGTAAACTGCAATGGAAACCTGATTGGGGAATGAGGTGGGCCGCATTTGGAGTAAATTATGAAGCTCACGGAAAAGATTTAACTCCATCTGCTGTGCTTTCAAGTCAAATATGTGAAATACTTGGAGAAAAGCCACCACTTCTGTTTTGCTACGAGTTTTTCCTTGATAAAGAAGGAAAGAAAATATCAAAATCAAAAGGAAATGGCATTTCAATTGAAGAGTGGTTAACTTACGCACCAACAGAGAGTTTAGCATTGTACATTTTTCAGAGCCCTAAAAAAACTAAACGTTTATATTTTGATGTGATACCAAAATCAACTGACGAGTATCTAGAGTTTGTTAAGCGTTATCATGAAAATAAGGATAATGTGCTCAATACAGAATCTTCAGAATCATCTATTGTCATTCCAGAGTTCTCTTCTGTCATCCCAGTGCTTGACACTGGGATCCAGGAAGAAAAAATATGGATTCCAGTGTCAAGCACTGGAATGACACCTGACCGAGGTGCTAATCTTTCACTAGAACAACGATTAGATAATCCCGCCTGGCATATCCACCGGGGCAATGTTCCCAACATAGAAACTTCAGGCATAAATTTCTCACTACTTTTAAACCTAGCAGCGGCTTGTAATGCTGAAAACAAAGAGATCCTATGGGGTTTTATATCCTCTTATGCACTGAACGTTACACCAGAAAATAATAAAATGCTTGATAGACTTTCAGACTTTGCAGTAAAGTATTACCACGATTTTATCAAACCAACAAAATCATATAAAACTCCAAATGCAAAAGAGAAAGAAGCGTTACTAGATTTGAAGGACACTTTACATTCTCTATCTACAACTGCTACTGCTGAAGAAATTCAATCTCAGGTATTTTCTATTGGAAAAAAATATGATTATACCAACTTACGTGACTGGTTTCAGCTATTATATGAAACGTTACTTGGCCAAAAAACCGGTCCAAGAATGGGATCTTTCATAAAGCTTTATGGAATAGATAATACGATTTCTCTCATAGAAAGCGCTACTAAATGTATACTTTAG
- a CDS encoding replicative DNA helicase, giving the protein MNELASLLGSRSVDKEICKLPHNLEAEQMLIGAMIRDNRICDAVEDTITAENFYDPLHQSIFTQISKTRKHGIIANELSLKMFFEHDKAFTECGGVEYLAKLAAKASIALDIYSLTRIIRDTYLRRCLIKLGQEIVGDSYNYDIENPAQAQIEQAMTKLFNLAVKKQGEKTYIKLASSIKDVVEKISTLKNNPEALGVTTGLQDLNQLLGGLQKSDLLILAARPSMGKTALALNIALNACKMLQKRADKQHYVAFFSLEMSAEQLTARLITIDSGISYYKALTGRISDFELHEFINTSTELSELPFIIDDTPALSISALRTRIRLLYQLYNVEVVFIDYLQLIRGTTKRSNENRVQEISEVTQGLKAIAKELNIPIVALSQLSRSVEQRDDKKPQLSDLRDSGSIEQDADIVMFLYREEYYELRKQPNEGNNKHREWQEKMEKIRNIAELIIAKQRNGPIGSVKLYFDSNRGAFKDYTERHSS; this is encoded by the coding sequence ATGAATGAATTAGCTAGTCTCTTGGGTTCAAGAAGTGTAGACAAGGAAATATGTAAATTACCGCATAATTTAGAAGCTGAACAGATGCTTATTGGTGCAATGATTCGTGATAATAGAATCTGTGATGCGGTTGAAGACACAATCACAGCGGAGAATTTCTATGATCCATTACATCAAAGTATTTTTACGCAAATATCCAAAACCAGGAAACATGGCATAATTGCCAATGAACTGAGCCTCAAGATGTTTTTTGAGCACGACAAAGCATTTACCGAATGTGGTGGGGTAGAGTACTTAGCAAAGCTTGCAGCGAAGGCAAGTATTGCACTTGATATCTATAGTTTGACTAGAATAATCCGTGATACTTACTTAAGGAGATGTTTAATTAAGCTCGGGCAAGAAATAGTTGGTGATAGCTACAACTACGATATTGAAAATCCTGCACAGGCGCAAATTGAACAAGCAATGACAAAATTGTTCAATTTGGCAGTAAAAAAACAAGGTGAGAAAACATATATAAAACTTGCAAGTTCAATTAAAGATGTAGTTGAGAAGATCAGCACACTGAAAAATAATCCAGAAGCGCTAGGCGTTACAACCGGACTTCAAGATCTAAATCAGCTTCTTGGTGGTCTACAAAAATCTGATTTATTAATTTTAGCTGCAAGGCCTTCTATGGGAAAAACAGCATTGGCGCTAAACATCGCACTTAATGCTTGTAAGATGTTGCAAAAAAGAGCAGATAAGCAACACTATGTAGCGTTTTTCTCGCTTGAAATGTCAGCAGAGCAATTAACTGCAAGGCTGATCACTATAGATTCAGGGATTAGTTATTATAAGGCATTAACCGGGAGAATTAGTGATTTTGAATTGCATGAATTTATCAATACTAGTACAGAATTATCTGAACTGCCTTTCATCATAGATGACACCCCTGCGCTATCAATTAGTGCCCTTCGCACCAGAATACGCTTGCTGTATCAATTATATAATGTAGAAGTGGTATTCATTGATTATTTGCAGCTAATCAGAGGAACAACAAAAAGGAGTAATGAAAATAGAGTGCAAGAAATCTCGGAAGTGACGCAGGGTTTGAAAGCAATTGCAAAGGAGCTAAATATTCCTATTGTTGCACTATCTCAGCTCTCTCGTTCTGTTGAGCAGAGGGATGATAAAAAACCACAACTTTCTGATTTACGTGATTCAGGGAGCATAGAGCAAGACGCAGATATAGTAATGTTTCTCTATAGAGAAGAGTATTATGAACTAAGAAAACAGCCAAATGAAGGAAACAATAAACATCGGGAATGGCAAGAGAAAATGGAAAAAATTAGAAACATTGCAGAGCTCATTATTGCAAAGCAGAGAAATGGACCAATTGGCAGTGTGAAGCTATATTTTGACTCTAACAGAGGTGCATTTAAAGATTACACGGAAAGGCATAGTTCATAG